From one Rhizobium sp. CIAT894 genomic stretch:
- a CDS encoding acyloxyacyl hydrolase, with protein MRVDVGRIALCFLSTASLAAVAGISAAGSASAGEQIFDELRFGVSTSVQSGHSREDGVFPEMTVLFDPFGYETAVGWQQQLLHPRVHLGTSIGTSGQATQFFTGFTWTVDFNEKLFAEAGFGGVIHTGDLDGDGDGPELGCRLLFHEYVGTGYRFTRNWNVMAQIAHSSHANLCDGPNDGMTRAGLQIGYKF; from the coding sequence ATGAGAGTCGATGTCGGAAGAATCGCATTGTGTTTTTTGAGTACGGCGTCACTGGCAGCGGTCGCCGGCATCTCGGCTGCAGGCTCTGCAAGTGCCGGCGAGCAAATATTCGACGAACTGCGCTTCGGGGTCTCGACCTCGGTACAATCGGGACATTCCAGGGAAGACGGCGTCTTTCCCGAAATGACCGTCCTCTTCGATCCTTTCGGATATGAGACCGCCGTCGGCTGGCAGCAGCAGCTGTTGCATCCCCGCGTCCATCTCGGCACCTCGATCGGCACATCGGGCCAAGCCACCCAATTCTTCACCGGCTTCACCTGGACGGTAGATTTCAACGAGAAGCTTTTTGCCGAAGCCGGCTTCGGCGGCGTCATCCATACCGGCGATCTCGACGGCGATGGTGACGGCCCGGAACTCGGCTGCCGCCTCCTCTTCCACGAATATGTCGGCACCGGTTACCGTTTTACCCGCAATTGGAACGTGATGGCCCAGATCGCCCACTCCTCCCATGCCAATCTTTGCGACGGTCCGAACGACGGCATGACGCGCGCCGGCCTGCAGATCGGCTACAAGTTCTGA
- the purQ gene encoding phosphoribosylformylglycinamidine synthase subunit PurQ has translation MKSAVVQLPGLNRDRDMIAALTKISGKAPVTIWQTETEIPDVDLIVIPGGFSYGDYLRCGAIAARMPVMQAIIDKAAKGVKVLGVCNGFQILVEAGLLPGALMRNASLKFVCREVKLEVVNAETDFTRAYARGQVIRSPVAHHDGNYFADAATLAAIEGKGQVVFRYAEGTNPNGSINDIAGVMNEKGNVLGMMPHPENLIEAAHGGSDGRGLFASALDVIAA, from the coding sequence ATGAAATCAGCCGTCGTTCAACTTCCGGGCCTCAACCGCGACCGCGACATGATCGCCGCCTTGACCAAGATCTCCGGCAAGGCCCCCGTGACGATCTGGCAGACGGAGACCGAGATCCCCGATGTCGACCTGATCGTCATCCCCGGCGGCTTCTCCTACGGCGATTACCTGCGCTGCGGCGCCATCGCCGCCCGCATGCCGGTCATGCAGGCGATCATCGACAAGGCGGCAAAGGGCGTGAAGGTGCTCGGCGTCTGCAACGGCTTCCAGATCCTCGTCGAGGCCGGCCTGCTGCCGGGCGCACTGATGCGCAATGCCTCGCTGAAATTCGTCTGCCGCGAAGTCAAGCTCGAGGTCGTCAATGCCGAGACGGACTTCACCCGCGCCTATGCGCGGGGGCAGGTCATCCGCAGCCCGGTCGCTCATCATGACGGCAATTATTTCGCCGATGCAGCCACGCTGGCGGCGATCGAAGGCAAGGGCCAGGTGGTGTTCCGTTATGCCGAAGGCACCAATCCGAACGGCTCGATCAACGATATCGCCGGCGTGATGAACGAAAAGGGCAATGTGCTCGGCATGATGCCGCATCCGGAGAACCTGATCGAGGCCGCCCATGGCGGCTCGGACGGCCGTGGCCTCTTTGCCTCGGCGCTCGATGTCATCGCTGCCTGA
- a CDS encoding PLP-dependent aminotransferase family protein — protein sequence MTNWLPDISRGSGPVYLRLADSIESAISTGALPAGSKLPPQRNLAYDIGVTIGTIGRAYALVHERGLVAGEVGRGTYVLNRSETPPSEQIDPLTISLGGTRFQDAPANKIRFDTTAAPDLGQGKIIAGILSEIGEQHLAEISSYSRSFPPNWFEAGRRWLARSGWTPEAENIVPTLGAHAAAIAVIAAVSAPGDKIVFENLTYTQVSRSARLLGRRTLTVESDEIGVIPEDFERVCQQQHPKVAFLMPTVHNPTVAIMPYERRAAIAGIARKHGVWLIEDDLYGGMADDDTPLIASLAPDRTFLVNGLSKSVAAGVRGGWVACPPHFAQRIRVTHRMITGGLPFILAETCARLVESGMAHEIRKQSVEELSRRVRLVREQLQGFDFASHPHAPFLWLKLPEPWMSGTFKNAALRDGVLVDDEDEFKAARGEKSYHRVRVGFSSPKTSQELISGLMILRRLLENGGSAYDGEI from the coding sequence ATGACAAATTGGCTTCCCGATATTTCCCGCGGTTCCGGACCAGTCTACCTCCGGCTTGCCGACAGCATCGAATCCGCCATATCGACCGGCGCCCTGCCGGCCGGCAGCAAATTGCCGCCGCAACGGAACCTCGCCTATGATATCGGCGTGACGATCGGCACGATCGGCCGCGCCTATGCGCTGGTTCACGAGCGCGGTCTCGTCGCCGGCGAAGTCGGGCGCGGCACTTATGTGCTCAACCGCTCCGAGACGCCGCCGAGTGAACAGATCGATCCGTTGACCATCTCGCTCGGCGGCACCCGCTTCCAGGATGCCCCCGCCAACAAGATCCGTTTCGATACGACAGCCGCTCCCGATCTCGGCCAGGGCAAGATCATAGCAGGTATCCTTTCCGAGATCGGCGAACAGCATCTCGCGGAAATCTCATCTTATTCCCGGAGTTTTCCGCCGAACTGGTTCGAAGCCGGCCGCCGCTGGCTTGCCCGCAGCGGCTGGACACCGGAGGCCGAAAACATCGTGCCGACGCTCGGCGCTCATGCGGCGGCAATTGCCGTCATCGCCGCCGTCTCCGCACCGGGCGACAAGATCGTCTTCGAGAACCTCACCTATACGCAGGTCAGCCGCAGCGCTCGCCTTCTCGGCCGCCGCACGCTGACGGTCGAATCCGATGAGATCGGCGTGATCCCCGAGGATTTCGAGCGGGTTTGCCAGCAGCAGCATCCCAAAGTCGCCTTCCTGATGCCTACCGTTCACAATCCGACGGTGGCGATCATGCCCTATGAACGGCGTGCGGCAATTGCCGGCATTGCCAGGAAGCACGGCGTCTGGCTGATCGAGGACGATCTCTACGGCGGCATGGCCGACGACGATACGCCGCTCATCGCCTCGCTGGCGCCCGACCGCACCTTCCTCGTCAATGGCCTGTCGAAATCGGTCGCCGCCGGCGTGCGCGGCGGCTGGGTCGCCTGCCCGCCGCATTTTGCCCAGCGCATCAGGGTGACGCACAGAATGATCACCGGCGGCCTGCCCTTCATCCTGGCAGAAACCTGTGCGCGCCTCGTCGAAAGCGGCATGGCGCATGAGATCCGCAAGCAGAGTGTCGAGGAACTCTCCCGGCGCGTTCGCCTTGTCCGCGAGCAGCTGCAGGGCTTCGATTTCGCATCGCACCCGCATGCGCCCTTCCTCTGGCTGAAACTGCCGGAGCCCTGGATGTCGGGCACCTTCAAGAATGCCGCTTTGCGCGACGGCGTGCTCGTCGACGACGAGGACGAATTCAAGGCGGCCCGCGGCGAGAAATCCTATCATCGCGTTCGCGTCGGCTTCTCTTCGCCGAAGACCAGTCAAGAACTGATCTCCGGCTTGATGATCCTGCGCCGGCTGCTGGAAAATGGCGGTTCTGCCTATGATGGTGAGATATGA
- a CDS encoding DUF1127 domain-containing protein, translated as MSALPEIKMPIVPIVSYDDRRQIILPDVPVEATTRLGRIWAAIRLGHQKREGRRALRELTAAGLKDIGVSQSDAAREIGKSFFWD; from the coding sequence ATGTCTGCCTTGCCTGAGATAAAAATGCCAATTGTACCAATTGTCTCTTACGACGATAGGAGGCAAATTATCCTCCCCGACGTGCCAGTTGAGGCGACGACGCGTTTGGGGCGGATCTGGGCGGCCATTCGTCTCGGGCATCAGAAGCGGGAAGGACGGCGTGCGTTGAGGGAGCTTACGGCAGCCGGACTGAAGGATATCGGGGTGTCGCAGTCCGACGCGGCCCGCGAAATCGGCAAGTCGTTTTTCTGGGACTGA